Within the Candidatus Hydrogenedentota bacterium genome, the region CCGGGATCTTCATGACCCTGTCCCTGGCCATGTCCATGTTGTCCGGCAATCTGGGCAGCAGTGTGGCGCCTTCCCTCGTGGAAGACACGGGTGTTGTGCCCCAGAACAACAGCGGCGGTGGCGTAAGCAGCATCGACGATCTGTTCAACGCCGCGCCGGCCGCCGAGGCCCCCGCCGCCGCGCCTGCCGCCGCTGCGCCCGCCGCTGAAGCGCCCGCGGCTGCCCCGGTCGTAGAGACGCCGGCTCCCGCCGCGGAAGCCCCTGCGCCGGCTGAAGCCCCCGCCGCCGAGGCCCCGGCCGCTCCCGCCGCTCAGTAACCAATCTCAATTTAATCAAATCAACGGCGCATCTCCGGAATGGGGATGCGCCGTTTTCTTATGGTTCGTCCGATGGCGCCCGACGAACACGGGGCCCGGCCAGGACAAGATGGGTGGCGAGTCCTTTCGGTTTGAAGGGATCCGCCGCAGACGCGCGAAGGCCATTTCCTTGACCGGCGGTGGGTGGGCAGGCGGTCATTTCCCGGGGGTGGCGCAATGCCGCCTTGGCGGTTTTCTTACAACATCCCCCGCAGGGCCGTGAGCAGTTCGTCGCACTCCTCGTCGGTGCCGATGGTGATGCGGAGCGCGTTTTCCAGCCTGCGGTAGTTGAAGTAGCGCACGAGGATGCCGTTCTCGCGGAGCTGTTCGAAGATCGTCTTCGCATTGGGCTGGCCGTGCCAGTGGGCCAACAAAAAGTTGGTCTGGGAATCGGGCACGTCGAAGCCCATGGCGATGAGTTCTTCGCGGACGCGCTCGCGGGTGACGCAGACGTTACCCGCGGAGATCTCCATGTGGGCGTAGTCGTCCATGGCGGCGATGCCGACGGCCTGGGCGATGGCGTTCATGTTGTAGGAGTCTTTGGTTTTGAGGAATTCGTTGATGATGGCGGGATTGGCCACGGCGGTGCCGATCCGCATGCCGGCGAGGCTGAAGGACTTGGAAAAGGTCCGCATGACGATGACGTTGTCGAATTGCTTCGGCAGATCGATGCAGGTGTCGTCGGCGAAGTCGGCGTAGGCTTCGTCGATGACCACGATGCCGTCGAACCCGGCGCAGAATCGCTCTACTTCCTTGCGGCTCGCCGCCACGCCCGTGGGCGCGTTGGGCCGCGTGAAGAAACACAGGCGCGCGGGTGTGTTGAAGAACTCCTCGGTTAGTTCATAGTTCTCGCCGAGATCGACGTACTTCAAGTTGCAGCCGTGGAGGGCGCAGAGCACCTCGTAGAGCGTGTAGGTGGGGTACATCGCCAGCACGTCGTCGCCGGGATCCACGAAGGTGCGCAGGGCCAACGCCAGCAACTCGTCCATGCCGTTGCCCGCGATGATCCAGTCGGCGCTTTCGTAGCCGTAGCGCCAGGCGCAGATCTCGCGAAACTCGCGAAAGACGGGATCGGGGTATTTCCGCAGGCGGTCGAGATCGAAATTGACCAGCGCCTCCTTCACGCGGGGCGAGGGCGGGTAGGGATTTTCGTTGGTGTTGAGCTTTACGAAGCGGCGGCCCTGGGGCTGCTCGCCGGGCACGTAGCCCTCCACGGGCTTCAACAATTCTCGCTGGTACTTCACTGGCGAACCTCAATCGAGCGGGCGTGGGCCTGCAATTCTTCGGCTTCGGCGAAGGCGCGGATGTCGGCCGCGTCTTTGTGTAGCCGTTCCTTCGAGTAATAGAGCACGCTGGTCGTCTTGCGGAAATCTTCCGCGGTAAGGGGCGACGCAAAGCGCGCTTTCCGGCCGGTGGGCAGGATGTGGTTGGGCCCGGCGTAGTAATCGCCCACGGCCACGGGGGTCATCGCGCCGAGCATGATGGCCCCGGCGTGCCTGATCTTGTCCACCAGATTGCGGGGATACTCCACCTGCACGCTGAGGTGCTCGGGGGCGTAGAGATTGGTCAGATCGATGGCCTCCTGCATGGTACGCGTCTGGATCAGCACGCCGCAGTGCGATAGCGAGTGCTCGATGATCGTCTTGCGGGGCAGCCGGGCCGTCTCTTCTTCGAGCCGCTTCTTTACGGCCTCGACGAGGCGCGCCGACGGCGTGATCAGCACGGCCATGGCCTCTTCGTCGTGCTCCGCCTGGGCGAGCAGTTCCGCCGCCACGTAGTTGGGGTTGGCGTGATCGTCCGCGAGCACGACCACTTCCGAAGGGCCCGCTTCACTGTCGATCTCCACGACGCCGCGCACGAGGGCCTTGGCCGCCGTGACAAAGGTGTTGCCCGGGCCGGTGATCTTGGTCACGGCCGGGACGGTCTCGGTTCCATAGGCCAACGCGGCAATGGACTGCGCGCCGCCGATGCGGAAGATGCGCGTGGCCCCGGCAATCCGGGCCGCCGCGAGCACCACGGGGTGGATGCCGCCCTTGTAGGAGGGCGGCGAAACC harbors:
- the hisC gene encoding histidinol-phosphate transaminase, translating into MKYQRELLKPVEGYVPGEQPQGRRFVKLNTNENPYPPSPRVKEALVNFDLDRLRKYPDPVFREFREICAWRYGYESADWIIAGNGMDELLALALRTFVDPGDDVLAMYPTYTLYEVLCALHGCNLKYVDLGENYELTEEFFNTPARLCFFTRPNAPTGVAASRKEVERFCAGFDGIVVIDEAYADFADDTCIDLPKQFDNVIVMRTFSKSFSLAGMRIGTAVANPAIINEFLKTKDSYNMNAIAQAVGIAAMDDYAHMEISAGNVCVTRERVREELIAMGFDVPDSQTNFLLAHWHGQPNAKTIFEQLRENGILVRYFNYRRLENALRITIGTDEECDELLTALRGML
- the hisD gene encoding histidinol dehydrogenase, which gives rise to MKEFVVTDDASFEKLKRQVSQHGDKQTMGQLIQDKLDQTRWIVEAVRKEGDKALADLTQRFDGVELEPGQFEVTHAEIEAALKTVEPRMIQILKRAYENIHSFHSKHLRESWEETYDDGTVLGQRITPIESAGVYVPGGKAFYPSSVLMNIAPARVAGVKEIIMVSPPSYKGGIHPVVLAAARIAGATRIFRIGGAQSIAALAYGTETVPAVTKITGPGNTFVTAAKALVRGVVEIDSEAGPSEVVVLADDHANPNYVAAELLAQAEHDEEAMAVLITPSARLVEAVKKRLEEETARLPRKTIIEHSLSHCGVLIQTRTMQEAIDLTNLYAPEHLSVQVEYPRNLVDKIRHAGAIMLGAMTPVAVGDYYAGPNHILPTGRKARFASPLTAEDFRKTTSVLYYSKERLHKDAADIRAFAEAEELQAHARSIEVRQ
- the secG gene encoding preprotein translocase subunit SecG, producing the protein MWYLLLFLYVPACIFLIVIVLLQKGKGVGFAGAFGAGPGGADAVFGPRSSKSLPQKITYTMAGIFMTLSLAMSMLSGNLGSSVAPSLVEDTGVVPQNNSGGGVSSIDDLFNAAPAAEAPAAAPAAAAPAAEAPAAAPVVETPAPAAEAPAPAEAPAAEAPAAPAAQ